A region of Haliotis asinina isolate JCU_RB_2024 chromosome 7, JCU_Hal_asi_v2, whole genome shotgun sequence DNA encodes the following proteins:
- the LOC137291461 gene encoding acireductone dioxygenase-like — protein MTSCAWYRDDDETNLRAPHKLDPPQYLSTEELYRKTGVRYEKVPESVCDDNEALERLPSERKYIFHDYMEMDRDVLKDYDKMMEVFYDEHLHEDPEIRLIVSGAGFFEVRSVEDRWVRIHVQKGDLLDLPPGIWHRFVLDDKDYIKMLRLFSETPTWEAEFRKKVENPPARDRYRKAMAAIA, from the exons ATGACGTCGTGTGCGTGGTACCGAGATGACGATGAAACCAATCTCCGAGCCCCCCACAAACTGGATCCACCGCAGTATCTGAGCACTGAAGAGCTGTATCGGAAAACGGGTGTCCGGTACGAGAAG GTTCCAGAATCTGTGTGCGACGATAACGAGGCTCTGGAGCGACTACCGTCCGAGCGGAAGTACATATTCCATGACTACATGGAGATGGATCGAGACGTCTTAAAGGACTACGACAAAATG ATGGAGGTGTTCTATGATGAGCACTTGCACGAAGACCCCGAGATTCGCCTGATAGTGTCTGGGGCAGGCTTCTTCGAGGTCCGCAGCGTCGAAGACCGGTGGGTGCGCATCCACGTGCAGAAGGGAGACCTACTGGACCTCCCGCCCGGCATATGGCATCGCTTTGTGCTGGACGATAAG GACTACATCAAGATGCTTCGGCTGTTCTCGGAGACACCCACATGGGAAGCTGAGTTCCGGAAGAAGGTGGAAAACCCACCAGCACGTGATCGCTACCGAAAAGCAATGGCAGCCATTGCTTAG